From the Chlamydia ibidis 10-1398/6 genome, the window TAAAATTACTGAAGGAATTTGAGCAATTTTAAGTTCTGGAACATCAGCTATAAGTGTTGCTAATCCAGATAAAACAATATTTACCAAGTTTTTGGCACATGTGGCTTGTATACTACTAATTTGTGCATTCGTATCTTGTGGTGCCTCTACGGTAGTTACAGGAGCTTCTGATTCACTGGGAGCTTTGGGAGAGACTTTAGGAGAAGGAAATACCGTATTTTTGGGGTTTAACAACTTTGTGGAATGTAGACCAGCAGCTTCTAGTACAGAACTCAACCGTTTCAGGGCATACAATCCAGAATTTAATTCTTCTATATCTATGGCAGGTTGTGCTTTATGATCGAAATTCGAAAATTTATGATCTAGTTTGATATTGAATAAACTTTCGCCGGAAATAGTGCGCGATCTGTTTTGAATGTGGAAAGAAGACATAGAAATAAACTAATAATAATTTTTTATTTTTATTTTCTTATTTTATTTTATTTTTTTCTACGTTCTCTTTTCCTTTTAATTTTTTATTATTTCTTATATCGTTGTCGGTTTTCTTTTTAAGAAAAGAGGAATATTTTTGTTTTAATTAAAAATAAATTTTTATGTTAATTTTATTAAAAAGTATTGCTTAACAACACTGACTTCGTATGGATATCATTAATAATTACTCCCTTTCAGTATCTTGCGAAAAACTCTCGATGATTATGCCTAGGGGATTATTACATAATCCTCATAGATTAGCAGATAGTACGCTTCATTATGAAACAATTAGAGCAGAACAGTTTATCTTAAGAAGTTTGCTCTATGTTTTAGATTTAAAATCAGACCAACGGTATCGTGAGCTAGTTGACCAACTTCATCGTCACGAGAATAGTCTGGCTGCACAGAGCGCAAAGCCTGTGTCAAGTTATAAGTCAGTGTTATGTTCTGCTCCTACGGAAGCAACAACAGCTCCAGTAGAGAAGCCAGAAGCCCAGCCTATTACAAAAGATCCTTATTACAATGCTACTAAGCAGCAATGGGCACACCAGTTGCTGACAGGGATACAATCTGTAGTTAATCAAATAGTTACCGGACTTACACCCAGTACAGGATCTGGTTCTGGACATACAGGACCTGACGGTGCTCTTAGCGGAAGAATAGCTGCATCTGTAGACCCTAAAAATGTTACTTTGCCAGTAGCACCAGATAGCACACCAACACCAGCTCCTACAGACTTGCAGATTTTTCAAGCTATCCAAACAGAAATAAATCGTTTAGTAAATGCTGGCACACAATTATCAAATCCAGATTTTGATGTTTTATATGGACTGCCTTCCACTATCTTTACAGCAGTCCAACGTGCTACAGCTATCCCTGGAGGGAAAAAAACAGAATATATTAATGAGCTTGCAAAACAATATGGTAACGAAGAGACGCTAGTTCAAGTATTTGCTGATGGTCGCGTAGAAGGACTGCAAGATATTCTGAATGTAGTCTTATCTAAACTATCAGAAGAAGATAGCTCAATATTTGCAGATTTGATAACAGAGTTAGATGAATTACGTACTCAGACAGAAAATTTTGATGAAGCTGGTTTAGCGCGTATTAAGCAAGCGGGCGAAACTCTTACTAACTTGATCAATGAATCTGCACTATCAAAAAATGATAAAGTGGCTTTTGTTCAGAAAATAGTTGCGTTATACGAAGATCAAGTAGCTGCTGTACAATCTTTTCGTATAGTCATGGAAGCCACGGTCTTTGTTAATCAGCATCAGGAAGCTGTTTTTGCGCAGATATCCAATTTAGTTGCCTCCTTAATGGGAACATTTGCTCCTATTGACTTAGGAGCGGTTGCTAGTGAGATTAGCAGTGCTTCCATATCTGCAGCTTTACAAGCAGCTCGTGCAATCAATTCTAGATTTACTGATTTAACAGAAGCGCAGCAAAATCTGGTTAATACAGCAATGAGGCAGTTGGAAACATTTAATGCTGATAAGTATTTAGGGGCAGTATGGGCATATTTTGTTGCTTCTACAGTTTTAGCCAATAAACCTACAGCAACTATGCAAGAGGTTGGTGCTGCGATTACAGCAGAGTCTAAAGAAATGACGGGTTCTACCTTTGCTCTAGCATCTTCTATGGAAAGTGCTATGAAAAAAATTGTTGAAACTAGTGGAAAATTTTACCCGGCACAGGTCGCACGAATAGCAGAAACAGCAGCAGAGGAAGAGCGTGCTTTAGCTTTAGAAGCTCCTGTTGATGGTGCGTCTGAAAATCGTGTTGTTAAGACAGAAGAATTTTATACCATTTACTCACAGATAAGTCAGGCCGCTAAATTAGTGCCAGCTCCTGATACTAGCGCTATCGCTGCTTACAATGCTACAACCAGAATGGGAGCTGTTGCTACAGTTGCTATTAACTATATTTTATTAAACTTTGGTGATACTGGGTTCTTACCTAATATTTCTCAAGCAGCTAAAGCGCAAGCTGAGCCTACAGCTAGAGCATATTTTCAGTTCCGATCGCAATCACAAGTAGAGTTTCAAAAATTGGGTAATGCTGTAGAACAGGCTCAGAATGAAAGTAACCAATTTTCAAGTTTTAAGGATTCTTTGTATAGCGAGCAGTTGTTTGCTCAAGCTGGAGAAACACGCGTACTGCCACTTCCATCTGCTGTAGCCTCTGTATTGATAGATCGCTACATGCCCAAAGAAGTCGATTTTTTAACCAAGATTTATCAGCAATTGTATTATAGCAATATAGGCTCATCGGTAGGCAATGCCATGATTGAGGCTATTTCCAAATATGTTAATGCCGCCACATATTTTAACTTTGGAAGTTATGTAGGTCAACAGCCTGCTGTTGGAGCGGGAGCTTTGCCCTCTGACGGTCAGGGGGATATGTTCCCAGGAAATGCAGATAGTGCGCGCGCAAAATTAAATACTGAAAGAGAGCAGGCAGCTCTATATTTACAGTATACTCAAAATGCTGAGAAGGTATTAGAAGAGCAACTTGCTAAAATAACTGCAGATTCTAAACTTACAAATGAACAGCGCACCCAAATTATCGATAACTTGAATAATTATCGTGATAATTTGAACTCAATTTCTGGTGCTTTGGTATTGTTGCAAAACTATTTAGCACCTTTAGGTGTTACAAATGGTGACGTAGCAGGAACTTTCAAAGTAACAGGAGGTTCTGCTCAATGGCAGGCTCGTTTAGAAATCCTTGAAGATGCTTTGGTTTCTGGATTATCAGGCAGTGCAATTAGCGGAGGAATGTTCCCATTGCAGGCAATGGTACAGTCTGACCAGCAATCTTATGCAGATATGGGACAGAATTATCAACTAGAATTGCAAATGCATCTAACATCTATGCAGCAGGAATGGACAGTCGTTTCCACATCTTTGCAAGTTTTAAATCAAATATACTTAAGCTTAGCTAGAAGTTTAATGGGATAAGTTTCCTCTAAATTTTGTTTCTTATAATGCTTTTGGCATGATTTTCGCTCCTTCTTTTTCTGAGAGAAAATAAGGAGGAATTTCATGCTTCCAGCATCGCAAATACAACAACAATTAGCACGTCTAGAATTTGTTAATGACCAGCTGTACGCCGAATTAGAGTATGTCAACATGTTATTGTGTGCTATAGGTTTCCCCGAAGGGTTAACAACTATTAAGGCAATAGCACATGAAGTTCTTACAGAAGACGAATTTTTAGATTAGTTACAGAGTTTAATACGAAAAAGAGTCGCCTAAGTAGTGCTGCTTAACCATAGGGTTAGTGATCATTTGTGCTGAAGATCCTTCGAAAAAGATTTTCCCATCGATGATTAAATAGCATCGATCTGCAATAGATAGGAGTTCTTTTGCGTTATGATCTGTTATTAAGATGCCAATACCTCGACCGGATAGAATTTTTATCAGGTACTTCACGTTTTGAATAACAAGAGGGTCGACGTTAGCAAAAGGTTCATCGAGTAACAACACGCTAGGGTTGAGGGCTAACACACAAGCAATTTCTAGCCGCCGTCGCTCACCCCCCGATAATGTCCCAGCTTTTTTGTTGAGACACGCAGCTAATTGTAAATCATCGATCAGGGTATCTAAAAGATGCGATTGTTGTTTTCTTGCTTTGTAAATAATCTCTAAAATGCAAATCAGATTTTCTTTTACTGTTAGATCTTTGAATACTGTCGGTTCTTGTGCTAAGTATCCTATCCCTAAACGAGCTCGGTGATCCATAGTTTTTTTGGTCACGTCAGTATTTTTAAAAATGATTTTTCCTGAATCAGGACGAATTAAGCCTACTGTTAAATAAAAAGCTGTAGTTTTTCCAGCTCCATTAGGACCAAGAAGACCAACAACTTCGCCAGGATTTACTTCAAAAGACACATCATTGGTTACCGGTTTTTTATTATATTTTTTAACTAGGTTACATACAGAAAGTATGGGCATAACAAATTATTCTCTTAATAAAGATAGTGACAAAGTTTTCATTCCCCCTTCGATACTTTGCTCGGAAGCAGTAGGGTCTGAATGGATAGGGTTAACATGAAAACGACAATCATACACGTTCAGTGAACAATCTTGATAGTTTAATAATCCGCCGTTGCCTCGAAAAGACATAAGTTTATCTAAATCTTGAGTGTAGATTTGCCCAGAAATCTTAGAGAGTACTTCCTTACACATGTAATTATTAGTCAAATGTAGCTCCATGCATGACTTGTCTATAGAACAATGAAAAAATGTTCTCTCTGGAGAGGTAATTTGTTTATAAACACCTAGCTTTTTAATTTTTAAGAAAGGGGGGGCTTTATCGAAATGTTTATCCATGCAGGATACATCACAAATACTATCCACTTTGATAATAGCGATCATTGTACAACACGCTATTATCAAGATTCCGATAGAGCAGATAAGACCATAAAATAAGAACTTTGTCATGCTGTAGCCATATCGAAAGAACGTACACAGGTATATAATTGATCCCAAATAGGTAATAATTGGGCAAACATATCTAAAGATAACATAGATGCCGCATCACTTTTAGCTTCTTTAGGGTTAGGATGGGTTTCAATAAACAAGCCATCTGCTCCGGCTGCTATGGCAGCACGAGTAAGAGTGGGGATAAACTCTGTTTGCCCGCCACTTTGTGAACCTAATGCACCGGGCAGCTGTACGGAATGGGTGCCATCAAACACAACAGGGAAGCCCGTCCGAGACATGACAGCGATGGAACGCATGTCAGAAACAAGGTTATTATAACCAAATGAACAACCTCTCTCAGTTAAGATTATTTTATTATTCCCTGTGGCAAGAATCTTATCTAAAGGTCCTTGCATATCCCAAGGAGAAAGAAACTGGCCTTTTTTGACGTTTATAATAGCGCCTGTCTCAGCAGCGGCAACAAGAAGATCTGTTTGACGACACAAAAATGCGGGGATTTGCAAAATATCACAGACTTTGCCAGCTTCTAATGCTTCTTCAGGTGAGTGTACGTCTGTTAGGATTTGCACATCGAAAGTCTCTTTAACTTTTGCAAGGATACGTAGCCCATTTTTGATTCCTGGACCGCGGTAAGAATTTATAGAAGAGCGATTTGCTTTATCATAACTGCTTTTAAATACCCAGTGGATACGACTAGAGTAAGGAGAAAGTATGTCGCGAATCCTTTTTGCAGTCTCCAGAATAATAGCCTCGCTTTCTATAACACAGGGGCCAGCAATTAGAAGCATTTTATTTTCGAACATACCCACTCCTTTCTGATAACTAGTAACCTACTATAAAGAAATCTATGGCACTATGGCAACCATATCGAGGACGCATCTTGCTATTTCTTTGTTTTTCAATAAAGGCTAAGCTAGTTTTAATTTTTCTCTATTGGAAGGGGATCAAGCAGTTTTTACGACGTTTATTTTTGGCAAGGTATAATAAAGTAGGCTGCTCTTCAAGGAACAGATATATAAGGATTTTCTAAAGAATCGACTTTTTTATTTTGGTTTTTTCCTGTTCTTTGTACAATTTGGGCGCCGTATCTAGTAGTGTTCGGTTGAGAAACCGAACATCGCTAGTTTTTCTCTAAGCGTTGAACGCTCTCAGGTTAATTTCTGGTGAATAGTGCACAAGTATGCTTTTTCAACGAGTCACTTAGAGTTGTCCTAGCTTCTCTTCTTGGACCGATAGCTCAGTGGATAGAGCATTCGCCTTCTAAGCGAATGGTCGCAGGTTCGAATCCTGCTCGGTCCGATTTTCTAACAACTTGCTTTTCGTCCTATTTGTTTAGATGTTTTTCTGATAAGTTAACCGATCTGAGCACAGCTTTTTGCCTGCGCGTAAATACGCAGGCAAAATAAACATCAGCAATTATTAATCAATAAAGTAAGTAATAGGTGTTGGCTAACGATCTTCAAGGATTTCTAGGCTTACTTTAACGTTATTTCTACTTGCCACAGAAACTAACAATGTGCGGATGGCCTTGATTGTTCGGCCCTCTTTACCTATGACTTTACCAATATCTGTTTTAGCTACCGCTAGTTCATAGATAATCGTATGAGTACCCTGAACTTCCTTAATACGAACTTCTTCGGGGTGATCTACCAAATTTTGAATAATGTAAGTTAAAAAATCTTTCATAGTAATCCTATAACTAAATTCGCGTCAGTCTGTTGAAGAACGGTTAAAAAATCGAACTCAATCTACTTTAATTTTAAAATGTTCCTTTAAATAATAAAACTTTTAAAAGGTTTTTAATAAATAATTAAACCGCGCTATTTTAGTATAAGTTTGTCGTTTTGGAATTCTTTCATTATAATAGAAGTCATATCCGAGGGCAAGGGAGTCGTTAGGGTTACACGTTGCTGATTTAAGGGATGTACAAAGTCTAAGCTATAGGCATGCAATTGTTGTTTGTCAAGACCATAGCTAGCATTAACTGCAGCAAATCCGTATACAGGATCTCCAAGAATAGGTGTGCCTATATGGCGCATATGTACGCGGAGCTGATGAGTTCGTCCTGTTTCTGGGAGCAGAAGGACAAGACTGAGTTTCCCATTGAAATCTAATACCTTACAGTGAGTGATAGCTTCTTTCCCAGTAGGACAGACAGCCATTTCCTTACGTTTTGTTTGATGCCTAGCCAACCCTGTACGGATCTCCGTCGCAGATGGCCTGCCTATACAAATAGCAATGTAGCTTTTCTTTAACTGTTTTTTTGCAAACAACTCACTATAAAGTGTCTTCGCTTGCCGTGTTTTCGCGGTAATTAATAATCCTGAGGTATCTTTATCTAATCTATGAATAATACCTGGACGCCAAGGTTCTTCTGGAAATTCTTGTTTCAAACGCTCCCCAATTTCGTGAAGCAACGCATGGACAATAGTTCCTTTACTATGACCCGGTGCAGGATGGACGACCATGTCTCTCGGTTTATCGATTACTAGGATCATGTCGTCTTCATAGACTTTATTTAAGGGAATAGGTTCGGGCAACAGTTCCGAAAGTTCTTCCTTTTCTTCTAGATAAACACTTACTCTGTCGCCACTAAATAATAATACAGAAGGCTTCTTTTGTACTTTTTCGTTTACGATGACCCGGCCGGAAGCAATGTGTTGCTGATAAAATGCACGGGAATACTCAGCATGCTGAGAGACAAGATACTTGTCCAAACGGCATGGAGAACCCTCATTGACAACGAAAGTAAGATGTTTATTTGACTGCATTATAAATGAAATAGGTGCGAACGAAGAATTTTAGATAATCATAAGTATTTGTTCTAGGTATTTTATATACCTAAGTAGTTGCAAATAGAGGTAAATAATTTTTTATTTTAAAATTCCAGTTTTTTAAATAGGTAATCTTTCTAGAAGGATGTCATTAATTGTTACAAGCTCATATTTCGTGGTAGGTAATACAAGTAAATTATCCGTCGCGGAACAATGGAAAGTGTGGATTAGTAGACTTTTAGTGTTTAAAACAATTTTTTCCCAGACCTCAAAAGCTAGGGGAAAATCCAGTAACTGTTTTCCTAGGTAGTAAGAAGCTTTTATTTTAAAAAGAGATAGATATAGAGGTTTGTTTACCAAAGATATCCAGCGGTTAGGGGAACTAGTAAAACGCTGGATATCTTGTTGAGATAAAGGAAGAACAAGAAAATATGAAATCATTTAATCTTTGTATGTCGAACGCATTTTTTTAGAGGCTTTTTGTGCTCGATCCATATCTTTATGCATGGAACCAAAGGCAGAAATAAGAATAGATTGTAAGAAATTGTCGTACATTTCCTGACCTTTTTTAGGCCCCATTTTTTCAATAAGAGCAGCATGTAGTTGCTCTAAGGTACGAACGGGACCTTCAAAAGTCATATTTGTAGGTGTATTATTATCAAGGCTTGTTCCTTTGATTGTTGACGTTGCCTGTATTTCCTTAGATTTATTGTCGATATAACCTAGTTCCATAATACTCCTCTTATCATCCTAGTTCGTATTTTATAGGGCTAGAGAGTTATTTTGCTACTAGGATAAGGCAAGTTACTATCTAAAGGATTAAGGGCCAATTTTTACTTTTTAAGAAGAGTTTTCTCTTGTTGAGTAAAGGACGTAATCGCCGTCTTCCTTTTGCCTAGATCTCCATAGTCAGCTAATAGACTCTTTAAATATTTTATCGTAAATTTTTTCATATTATTTAGATCTTTTTTCACATTAGCTTGTTTTTTTTCTAGGCCAGCTAATTCTTTAATATATGCTTGTTCATTGAAGCAAAGGATTTTTTTAATCGCTAAGGAAGCTAATTGTGACGTTGCTTCTTTAGAAGGAGGATGAGCAAGATCTTCGATAAATGGCGCTAAAGTATCAAGCACTGCTTGATGTAAATCGTCTTGATTTATCCTACTGTTTAACTTAGCTAACGATTCTCGAACAGCGTCATATAAACGGTGTTTGATAAAAATATATTCGAGAGTCTTGTGATAATGTTCAGAATAAAGTTCCTCATACAAGATTTGCAATTCTCTTTCAAGGTATCCTTGAAGAACTTGGGTATGTAGTTTAAGGATATCCGATACCGTAGTCTCTACAGGCTTATTGTTATGAATAGCTGTAGGTTTTGAGAATAATTCAACTTGACATTCAGTATGTTTATACAGCGAATCTAGGATATCTTTAGCGTAAATTCCTTTTGGAAGTTTTATTTCAATATTAGGCTGATCTGTGGAGAAATCTTGAATGGAATCAATCTTGATAGTTCCGCGTTTGGCAGCGTTCTCTATGGAACGTATAAGAGTTTCTGTAGTTGTAGATGGACAAATTTCTTTGATTACTAAGGTTTTTTGATCGACGATATCTATAGCTGCACGAATAGTAATAGAACCTAAGCCATCTTCGTATTTTCCCGGATCCATAATACCTCCTGAATGAAAATCAGGGAAAATTTGGAAAGGCCGATCATTTAGAATAGCAATTTGTGCTTCTATAACTTCTGAGAGGTTATGAGGAAAAATTTTTGTCGTCATACCTACAGCAATCCCATCAACACCATGGAGTAATAGTAAGGGAAGTTTAGCAGGGAGAATATCAGGCTCTTGCTCTCTACCATCATAGGAATCATGAAATGTTATTAAATCGGTGTTGAACAAGATCTCTTTAGCTAGAGGGCTGAGTCTAGCTTCAATATAACGAGCCGCTGCGTGTGGATCACCAGTGAGTGGGTTCCCAAAGTTTCCCTGAGTCTCAATAAGCAGCCCTTTATTTGCTAAAACGACGAGGGCTTCGACAATAGGAGCATCTCCATGAGGATGTAATGCCATAGTCCTTCCCGCAATATTGGCGACTTTGTGCATTTTTCCATCGTCCATGCGAAAAAGAGTCCATAATAAACGACGTTGCACAGGTTTTAGACCATCAAGAATATGGGGAATAGCTCTTTCTAAGATCACATAAGATGCGTAGTGCATAAAATGAGTTTTAAAAAGATCAGAAACATCATGCATAAGTTATAAATCTGTAATAAGGTTATCCATTATGAATTGCTTTCGCTCTTTCGTATTTTTCCCCATATAAAATTGTAGTAGGGAGGTAAGAGATTCTGGGGAGCTAATGTTTACGGGAGTAAGGCGTATATCAGGACCTATGAAAGTTTTAAATTCCTTGGGAGAAATTTCTCCAAGACCTTTGAACCTAGTAATTTCTACTGCAGACTCTTTTTTACTTAACTTTCGTATTGCTTGAGCTTTTTCTTTTTCAGAGTAGCAGTATAGTGTTTTATCTTTATACCGTACTTTGAATAGAGGCGTTTCTAAGATAAATAGATGCCCGTTCTCTACAAGAGGAAGAAATGTTTGTAAAAAGAAAGTAATAAGTAAATTACGAATATGCATCCCATCTACATCCGCATCTGTAGCGAGAATGATTTTGTTATAACGTAAGTCTTGCGTTCCTGTTTTTGTAATGCCAAGCGCAGTAGCTAAATAAAATAACTCGTCATTTTTATACATTTTTTCTTCTTGAATGGAAAACACATTCATAGGCTTCCCTCTCAAAGAAAATACAGCTTGAGTCAAAGGATTTCTGGAAGCAAGAATAGAAGCCGATGCTGATTCTCCTTCTGTAACAAAAATAGAAGAAGCTTCACCATATAATGAGTGATCAGTGTAATGAAATTTACAATCACGTAATTTAGGAATCTTGTAGTGTAGTTTTTTTTGCTTATCCTTGAGATCTTGCTTGATAAATTGAACATTTTTCCGTGTTTTTTCATTTAATTTGATCTTATCGAGTAGGATTTGTGCGCTTGCTTTATTTTTTTTAAGAGCTTGAACAATCGCAGCCTTAACTTCTTTGACAATTCCTGTACGTATTTGGGTATTTCCTAATTTATTCTTGGTTTGTGATTCAAATACTGGCGAAGCAATTTTGATAGCAATACATCCTACTAAACCGTCTCGGATGTCGCTAGTAATAAATGTTTTCCCAAAGAAATCATTAATACCTTTAACAATACCTTCTTTAAAAGCTGTTAAATGGGTACCGCCATCAATAGTTTCTTGGCCATTGACGAATGAAAAATATTGTTCATTATGTGATTCAATATGAGTAAATAAAAATGACAGTTCAGGACTTTCAAAGACTATAGGAGAATAGAGAGTCGGTTCAGAAACCTCTTCTTCGAAAAGATCTTGAAGCCCCTTTTCAGAAAGAAAAGTCTCATTATTGAAGACAATTTTTAATCCAGGATGAAGATAGGTATATTGGCGGATCTTCTTCTTTAAAAACTCATGATTAAAGGCAAAGTTTTCAAAAATAGAAGGATCTGGAGAGAAGGTGATTTCTGTACCATCACTATCTTTGGTAGACCCTTGTTGATTTTTTTGTAATTCACCTTTATTGAAATTTGCCTTGTGGTATTTTTTTCGTCGTACCGTACGCACGACAAATGTTGCAGATAAAGCGTTTACGGCTTTTAATCCAACCCCATTAAGTCCTACAGAAAAATGGAAAACATCCTGAGTGTACTTGGCTCCCGTATTAATTTTAGAAACACATTCGATTAACTTACCTAAAGGAATTCCTCGTCCTTGATCTCTCACTGTAATGGTATGCGCGTTTGCAGTGATGACTATATCTTTTCCGTATCCCATGATGAACTCATCAATCGAGTTATCAACGACTTCCTTAAACAAGGTGTATATTCCGTCTTCGGGCTGAGAGCCATCACCCAACCTACCGATATACATTCCTGCTCGTAAGCGGATATGTTCGAGAGAGGCTAGAGATATAATACTAGCTTCAGAGTATGTTGCCATAATGCGTTCTTTCAGTGAGTTTTGGAGAAATATTTATTTCTAAGACGATGTTTTTTCGTGGGTTTTCTTTTGGCAGAACCCCAGACCAGCCATACTGAGGATAGGAGTATTTCTCAATACTAGCTCTCGATGCGAGAAAGATAAGAATACTCTAAGTAGTTCTCCCACAACTTTTCTCGATGCTACGATATTTTTTTTTCTCTAGCAAGGCAAATAGACAATGGATAAATAAAGCAAATGATTTGCCGTTGGTTTAATTAGAATTGAAAGATAGCAGACATCCTTTCTGGAACAAGTTGCTAGACTTATTATGCCATAGTTTTTCGTATTCCATAAAATTAAAAACTAAAAAATGTCCAAAATATTTGATGTCACAACTTTTATAAGTTAAATGTAAAAACGGTTGTATTAGAAAATGCCATGTCGTAGATCTTTATGCGTTCAGCTAGGGTAGATCTATGACTGTTAAATTTAGTAAAAGCTGTGAGATAGCATTCATGATGAAAATATCTTAAAGTTTTTTTGGATTGCGAAAACAGCTTTTGTTACTCTATTTATTTAGTTTTCATCACGATGTGTTTCTCTACTTGTTCGGAGAAATTTTTGGAAATGACCTTCTAAAAAGACAAGAACATCTTACATTAGAAGTTAGTGATTATGTCTTGAGTAGATTTTCGATTTAAAATATCCCTTTGGGGTGCATGCTTGTAAATGTTTAGCCGTTTATATGTTGAGATCGGACCAATTCTCTGTTTTCAACTTGTAGAGGCTATCGCAGATATTTCCTGTTTGTCGTGATTGGGAAGTTCAATAGAAAAACAACTTGCTTATGATTCTTGGTGTTGTCGGAGTTAGTTATCGTGAGGCTGCTTTACAAGAGAGAGAAGCAGTAATTAATTTGCTCGAGGATTTTGAAAATCAACCTGATCTTGTGCAAAGATTTTTTGGAGATAATGGATCCTTTGTTCTTTTGTTAACGTGTCATAGAGCAGAGATTTATTACTTTGCCGATAGTTTTATAAACCCGCAAACCGAATTAATTTCTAGAATAGCTTCTTTAGGCACATGCCCTTATGCTTACCAAGAACTTGATTGTTTTGCTCATTTGTTTGCTGTTACTAGCGGCGTGGATAGTTTGATCTTTGGGGAAACAGAGATCCAAGGTCAGGTCAAGCGTGCCTATATGCGTAGCCAAGCTATGCGAAATTTACCTTTTTCTTTACATTTCTTATTTCAAAAAGCTCTGAAAGTTGGTAAAGATTTTCGTTCCCAAACAACTTGGTGTTATTCTTCCGTAACTATGGAAGCGGTTGTTCAGGAAATGCTTGTTGATTATAAGAAGTCTACGCACGATAAATTGTTATTTAT encodes:
- a CDS encoding CT620/CT621 family type III secretion system effector; the encoded protein is MDIINNYSLSVSCEKLSMIMPRGLLHNPHRLADSTLHYETIRAEQFILRSLLYVLDLKSDQRYRELVDQLHRHENSLAAQSAKPVSSYKSVLCSAPTEATTAPVEKPEAQPITKDPYYNATKQQWAHQLLTGIQSVVNQIVTGLTPSTGSGSGHTGPDGALSGRIAASVDPKNVTLPVAPDSTPTPAPTDLQIFQAIQTEINRLVNAGTQLSNPDFDVLYGLPSTIFTAVQRATAIPGGKKTEYINELAKQYGNEETLVQVFADGRVEGLQDILNVVLSKLSEEDSSIFADLITELDELRTQTENFDEAGLARIKQAGETLTNLINESALSKNDKVAFVQKIVALYEDQVAAVQSFRIVMEATVFVNQHQEAVFAQISNLVASLMGTFAPIDLGAVASEISSASISAALQAARAINSRFTDLTEAQQNLVNTAMRQLETFNADKYLGAVWAYFVASTVLANKPTATMQEVGAAITAESKEMTGSTFALASSMESAMKKIVETSGKFYPAQVARIAETAAEEERALALEAPVDGASENRVVKTEEFYTIYSQISQAAKLVPAPDTSAIAAYNATTRMGAVATVAINYILLNFGDTGFLPNISQAAKAQAEPTARAYFQFRSQSQVEFQKLGNAVEQAQNESNQFSSFKDSLYSEQLFAQAGETRVLPLPSAVASVLIDRYMPKEVDFLTKIYQQLYYSNIGSSVGNAMIEAISKYVNAATYFNFGSYVGQQPAVGAGALPSDGQGDMFPGNADSARAKLNTEREQAALYLQYTQNAEKVLEEQLAKITADSKLTNEQRTQIIDNLNNYRDNLNSISGALVLLQNYLAPLGVTNGDVAGTFKVTGGSAQWQARLEILEDALVSGLSGSAISGGMFPLQAMVQSDQQSYADMGQNYQLELQMHLTSMQQEWTVVSTSLQVLNQIYLSLARSLMG
- the lptB gene encoding LPS export ABC transporter ATP-binding protein, producing MPILSVCNLVKKYNKKPVTNDVSFEVNPGEVVGLLGPNGAGKTTAFYLTVGLIRPDSGKIIFKNTDVTKKTMDHRARLGIGYLAQEPTVFKDLTVKENLICILEIIYKARKQQSHLLDTLIDDLQLAACLNKKAGTLSGGERRRLEIACVLALNPSVLLLDEPFANVDPLVIQNVKYLIKILSGRGIGILITDHNAKELLSIADRCYLIIDGKIFFEGSSAQMITNPMVKQHYLGDSFSY
- a CDS encoding DUF1137 domain-containing protein; its protein translation is MTKFLFYGLICSIGILIIACCTMIAIIKVDSICDVSCMDKHFDKAPPFLKIKKLGVYKQITSPERTFFHCSIDKSCMELHLTNNYMCKEVLSKISGQIYTQDLDKLMSFRGNGGLLNYQDCSLNVYDCRFHVNPIHSDPTASEQSIEGGMKTLSLSLLRE
- the kdsA gene encoding 3-deoxy-8-phosphooctulonate synthase, which encodes MFENKMLLIAGPCVIESEAIILETAKRIRDILSPYSSRIHWVFKSSYDKANRSSINSYRGPGIKNGLRILAKVKETFDVQILTDVHSPEEALEAGKVCDILQIPAFLCRQTDLLVAAAETGAIINVKKGQFLSPWDMQGPLDKILATGNNKIILTERGCSFGYNNLVSDMRSIAVMSRTGFPVVFDGTHSVQLPGALGSQSGGQTEFIPTLTRAAIAAGADGLFIETHPNPKEAKSDAASMLSLDMFAQLLPIWDQLYTCVRSFDMATA
- a CDS encoding KH domain-containing protein, with amino-acid sequence MKDFLTYIIQNLVDHPEEVRIKEVQGTHTIIYELAVAKTDIGKVIGKEGRTIKAIRTLLVSVASRNNVKVSLEILEDR
- a CDS encoding RluA family pseudouridine synthase → MQSNKHLTFVVNEGSPCRLDKYLVSQHAEYSRAFYQQHIASGRVIVNEKVQKKPSVLLFSGDRVSVYLEEKEELSELLPEPIPLNKVYEDDMILVIDKPRDMVVHPAPGHSKGTIVHALLHEIGERLKQEFPEEPWRPGIIHRLDKDTSGLLITAKTRQAKTLYSELFAKKQLKKSYIAICIGRPSATEIRTGLARHQTKRKEMAVCPTGKEAITHCKVLDFNGKLSLVLLLPETGRTHQLRVHMRHIGTPILGDPVYGFAAVNASYGLDKQQLHAYSLDFVHPLNQQRVTLTTPLPSDMTSIIMKEFQNDKLILK
- a CDS encoding CT656 family putative T3SS effector, which produces MELGYIDNKSKEIQATSTIKGTSLDNNTPTNMTFEGPVRTLEQLHAALIEKMGPKKGQEMYDNFLQSILISAFGSMHKDMDRAQKASKKMRSTYKD